Part of the Pyramidobacter piscolens W5455 genome, CTGAACCAGTTCTATCCCAAGGTCCCGTTTATCTCCGATTCGATCCGCCTCAGCGGCGCGACAACGACGATGGTGACGGTGATCACGCCGTTTCTGACGATCTTCCTGACGGCGCTTCTGGTCATGCTGATCAACCGCACCAAGCTGGGCATGGCGATGCGCGCGGTCAGCAAGGATTTCGAGACGAGTCTGCTGATGGGCATCAAGATCGACCGGGTCATCTCGGCCACGTTCGTGATCGGCTCGTTTCTGGCCGCCGTCGGCTCGGTGCTGTACTTCACCAACTACTCGACGGTCATCCAGACTTCGGGCGCCATGCCGGGACTGAAGGCGTTCGTCGCGGCGGTGTTCGGCGGCATCGGCTCCATTCCCGGAGCGGTCATCGGGGCTTTCATCATCGGCATCTGCGAGAATCTTATCAAGGGACTGGACGTTATTCTGTTCCGACTCGGCTTTATCGCCAAACCGCTCGGGCTGGCCACGTTCTCCGACGCCTTCACGTTTGCGCTGCTGATCGTCATTCTTCTCGTCAAGCCCACGGGGCTGTTCGGCGAAGAAAACACGGACAAGGTGTAGGTGATAGCCATGATCGACAGAAGACAAGAACACAGCGCCAACATCATCAGCGCGCTGATCATCGTGGCGATCTACGTGGCGGTGTTCGTGGCGGAGCAATGCCTGCCGCCGCGTTCGATGCTCTTTACGGTGCTGAAAAAGGGCGCCGTCTACGCGCTCGTCGCCGTGTCCATGAATCTGCTCAACGGCTTCACGGGCATCTTTTCGCTCGGGCAGGCGGGGTTCATGCTCATCGGCGCCTACGTGTACTGCATCTTCACGATCCCCATCGTCTCGCGTCCCATCGTGTACCAGTATTTCGGCGGCGGCATCATCCAGTTCACGCTGCCGTGGTTCGTCGCCATGTTCCTGGCGGGGCTGGCCGCGGCGCTGTTCGCCTGGCTGATCGGCCTGCCGGTGCTGCGGCTGAAGAGCGATTATCTGGCCATCGCCACGCTGGGATTCGCCGAAATCATCCGCGCCATCTTCCAGTGGAACCAGCTGGGACCGATCACCAACGGCTCCAACATGTTGCGGCTGTTCACGATTTTCACCGACTTCAACATCATGAACCCCGACGGCACGGTGTCGGTCTATCTGGCCACGACGGTGCCGATGCTGATCGCGGGCTTCTGCATCGCGCTGCTGGTGCTGTTGATCAACTCCACCTACGGTCGCGCGCTGCGGGCCATCAAGGACAACGAGATCGCCGCCGAGGCCATGGGCATCAACCTGGCCAGCCACAAGCAGCTCGCTTTCTGCATCTCGTCGTTCTTCACGGGCATCTCCGGCGCCATGCTGGCCATGTACCAGACGTCGGTGCAGGCCAAAAGCTTCACCTCGGCGATGACTTACGAGATCCTGCTGATCGTCGTCATCGGCGGCGTCGGCTCGGTGACGGGCTCGTGCCTGAGTTCGTTCCTGTTCGTGGCCTGCTCCGAATGGTGGCTGCGCTTTCTCGACGAGAAACAGGTCGTCAACGGCTTCGAGGTGCCGCTGCTGCGCAACGGCTTCCGCCTCGTCGTGTTCTCGATCATCATCATGATCGTGGTGCTGTTCTTCCGCCGCGGCATCATGGGCACCAAAGAGCTGCCCGACCTGTTCAGGCGGCGCAGGGCAAAGGAGGCGACTCCCCATGACTGATCCGAAAAACGTGCTGCACCTCGATCACCTTACCATGCAGTTCGGCGGCGTCGTCGCCGTCAACGACCTGACGATGGACGTCAACGAGGGCGAGATCGTCGCCCTGATCGGCCCCAACGGCGCCGGCAAGACCACGGCCTTCAATGCCGTCACGGGCATCTACGCGCCCACGAACGGCGAGATCTCCTTCCACGGCGTGCCGATCGTGCGCAACCATCCCTCCGGCAAGATGAAAAACCTTTACGCCGGCAGCAACGCCGATCTTTACAAAACGCACGTGCTGCGCCCGACGCCCGACCAGATCACCAAGCTCGGCATCGCCCGCACGTTCCAGAACATCCGCTTGTTTTCGGGCATGACCGTGTTCGAAAACGTGCTCACGGCGCGCCATCTGCGCCGTACCAGCAACTTCATCACCGCGACGCTGCGCTTCAACGGCCGGGAGGAAACGACGATGCGCGAGCGCTCGCTGGAACTGCTCGATATCGTCGGCCTAGCGGGCGAGCGCGACGAAATGGCCGTCAGCCTGCCTTACGGCAAACAGCGTCTGCTCGAGATCGTCCGCGCGCTGGCCACCGATCCGACGCTGCTGCTGCTCGACGAACCGGCGGCCGGCATGAATCCGCAGGAAACGCTGGCGCTGGGGCAGTTCATCCGGCAGATCAAAAAAGATTTCAACCTGACCGTTTTCATCATCGAGCATCACATGGATCTCGTCATGAACATTTCCGACCGCATTTACGTGATCGAATTCGGGCGCCAGATCGCCGAAGGCACGCCCGCGCAAGTTCAGAACGACCCCGTTGTCATCAAGGCCTATCTGGGAGGTGACGAAGAATGAGCCTGCTCACGATCATGGATCTGAAAGTCAGCTACGGCGGCATCGAAGCGCTGAAAGGCGTTTCCTTCTCCGTCGAAAAAGGCCAGATCGTCACCCTCATCGGCGCCAACGGCGCCGGCAAATCCACCACGCTGCGCGCCATCAGCGGGCTCGTACCGATCAAGGAAGGCACGATCACTTACGACGGCAACGTCATCAGTGGTCAGGACCCGCAGACCATCGTCTCGGAAGGCATCTGCATGGTTCCCGAAGGACGCCGCGTCTTCCCCAACCTGACCGTGCAGGAAAATCTGCAGATCGGCGCTTATCTGCGCAGCGACGATCTGACAGCCGACCTCGAACACGTGTACGAGCTCTTCCCCCGCCTTGAAGAACGCTCGTGGCAGATGGCCGGGACGCTCTCCGGCGGCGAACAGCAGATGCTGGCCGTCGGCCGCGCCCTGATGATGCGCCCCAAACTGCTGATGATGGACGAGCCCTCGCTGGGACTGGCCCCGATCGTCATCCGCGACATCTTCAAGATCATCGAGACGCTGCACCACGAAGGCATCACGATCCTGCTCGTCGAACAGAACGCCAACGTGGCGCTGAAGATCGCCGACTACGCCTTCGTCCTCGAGACCGGTTCGCTCGGCGTGCAGGGCAAGGGCAGCGACCTGCTCAACGACCCCGCCATCAAGGCCGCGTACCTCGGCAAGGCGCGGTAACCTCCGCGCCAGGGATAGGGGCGGCCGCGGGAATACGCTCGACATAACGCCGCCCATGGCGTCGAAAATCGAAAGCGGCGGCCGGATGATTGCGAAATTCTCGATCATCCGGCCGCCGCTTTCGATTCATACTAATTCTTGATAAAAAGTGTTAAGTTTTCTGGGCGCCGCGGAGGAGAAACGCCCGCCTCGAAGCCCCCGCCGACGCGCATATTTTTTCGCCGTTTTTCGCGGCGACAACAAAAAAGCCGGCCCGCGAACGATCGCTCGTCCACGAACCGGTTTATTCGACAGACTGTAAAAAAACTACAGCTTGTACTGGGAATACTGATCGCGGATGCCTTTGACGGCAGCTGCGAGCGCTTCGGGATCGAGCACCATCTCCATCATGGAAATCTGCTCCTCCCACGCCTTGGGATCAGCTTCAGCACGAATTTCTTCATCGAAGATGTCATAAACGGCGAGTCCCAACGGGACGCCGGCCAGGGGACCTGCAAAGGTGGGATCTCCGTTGGTCACGGTTTCGGCGTAAATCTCGGCGCCTTCGGCGTCGGACGAACCGAAAATGACCACGCAGTTCTCAGCACCGTACTTCTCAGCGCAATCCTTGACGCGCTGCTGGTTCTGCAAGTCCATGGCTCCGGCAGCCGTTCAGACGAAGCACTCCGTTGCTTCGAAGACGACTTCGGCTCCACTGTTCTCGAAACAAGCCTTCATAGCGGGCGCCGGCACGCCGTCGCGCTCGCCAAGGAGGATCAGTTTCTTGCCTGCGAGTTTGCCCATAAGTCGCACCTCCTTCTCTTGATGATCTACGGCCATTATAACCAAATTTTTCTTCCATGCAAGAGCTCTATAACATTTTCAGATAAAGTGCTCGAAGTCACATTCTCGATTTGTGCGTTTGATACATTCACCGGCGCCGATCGGCTGAATTTTCCGGTCATAACAAATAAGACGCCGCCCTCTCGGGGATTCCGCCCGCCGTCGCTCCCCTTGTCCGGCACGGCGTCGACTTTCGAGCCTTCTCCCCGCATTGTTCCCATTTCGCCTTGGCCGGGCTCCCTTGGATTTTGAGAGATCCGTGTTATAATGGGCGGCAGCGTGCCGCGCACCATTCTCCACCCCAAACTTTTCCCCAAAGGAGCCTGTGTTTATGAACGAGATCCGCCTTGCCGATTTCCGCGCCGAGAGCCTGCAGTTCGACATCAATCACCACTTCCAGCCCAAGAAGGACGAGAACCTCGCCCTTTCCATCAAACTGGATCAGCGCGTGCGCATGAGCGCCACGCCCAAGGACCCGACGTTCCTCAACATCCGCGTCACCGTGTTCGACGACGCCGAGAACAACAACTATCCATTCGAGATCATCGCCGACGTGACCGGCGTGTTCTTCATCGAGGCCGAAGGCGCCGACCGCGAGGCGATCCTCAAGGACAACGGCATGATCATGCTGCTGCCCTACGTGCGCGCCATGATCAGCCAGCTCGTGTCGCTGGCCAACCTGCCCACGCCCGTCATCCTGCCGCCCATGGATCCTTCGCAGATGAAGCCCATGGAGCAGCCCGCCGCGAACAGCTAAACGCCGGTACCCGAAAAAAAGAGGCGCCGCCCCGCCGACCGTAGTAATAACGGCCGGCGGGGCGGCGCTTTGTTTTGTTCAAAGAAAGGCGGCGATCTTCGGATCGGCGCCGGCTTCGAACAG contains:
- a CDS encoding branched-chain amino acid ABC transporter permease, which translates into the protein MWKTVFPYLLSGISVGGQYALIAIGYTMVYGILRLINFAHGDVFMVAGILMVYISAAVPLYISVPVVLILTAVIGFFIERIAYRPLRSAPRMSAMISAIGVSYTLQNLVLYITGGLNQFYPKVPFISDSIRLSGATTTMVTVITPFLTIFLTALLVMLINRTKLGMAMRAVSKDFETSLLMGIKIDRVISATFVIGSFLAAVGSVLYFTNYSTVIQTSGAMPGLKAFVAAVFGGIGSIPGAVIGAFIIGICENLIKGLDVILFRLGFIAKPLGLATFSDAFTFALLIVILLVKPTGLFGEENTDKV
- a CDS encoding branched-chain amino acid ABC transporter permease; this translates as MIDRRQEHSANIISALIIVAIYVAVFVAEQCLPPRSMLFTVLKKGAVYALVAVSMNLLNGFTGIFSLGQAGFMLIGAYVYCIFTIPIVSRPIVYQYFGGGIIQFTLPWFVAMFLAGLAAALFAWLIGLPVLRLKSDYLAIATLGFAEIIRAIFQWNQLGPITNGSNMLRLFTIFTDFNIMNPDGTVSVYLATTVPMLIAGFCIALLVLLINSTYGRALRAIKDNEIAAEAMGINLASHKQLAFCISSFFTGISGAMLAMYQTSVQAKSFTSAMTYEILLIVVIGGVGSVTGSCLSSFLFVACSEWWLRFLDEKQVVNGFEVPLLRNGFRLVVFSIIIMIVVLFFRRGIMGTKELPDLFRRRRAKEATPHD
- a CDS encoding ABC transporter ATP-binding protein produces the protein MTDPKNVLHLDHLTMQFGGVVAVNDLTMDVNEGEIVALIGPNGAGKTTAFNAVTGIYAPTNGEISFHGVPIVRNHPSGKMKNLYAGSNADLYKTHVLRPTPDQITKLGIARTFQNIRLFSGMTVFENVLTARHLRRTSNFITATLRFNGREETTMRERSLELLDIVGLAGERDEMAVSLPYGKQRLLEIVRALATDPTLLLLDEPAAGMNPQETLALGQFIRQIKKDFNLTVFIIEHHMDLVMNISDRIYVIEFGRQIAEGTPAQVQNDPVVIKAYLGGDEE
- a CDS encoding ABC transporter ATP-binding protein, with product MSLLTIMDLKVSYGGIEALKGVSFSVEKGQIVTLIGANGAGKSTTLRAISGLVPIKEGTITYDGNVISGQDPQTIVSEGICMVPEGRRVFPNLTVQENLQIGAYLRSDDLTADLEHVYELFPRLEERSWQMAGTLSGGEQQMLAVGRALMMRPKLLMMDEPSLGLAPIVIRDIFKIIETLHHEGITILLVEQNANVALKIADYAFVLETGSLGVQGKGSDLLNDPAIKAAYLGKAR
- the grdA gene encoding glycine/sarcosine/betaine reductase complex selenoprotein A, whose product is MGKLAGKKLILLGERDGVPAPAMKACFENSGAEVVFEATECFVUTAAGAMDLQNQQRVKDCAEKYGAENCVVIFGSSDAEGAEIYAETVTNGDPTFAGPLAGVPLGLAVYDIFDEEIRAEADPKAWEEQISMMEMVLDPEALAAAVKGIRDQYSQYKL
- a CDS encoding protein-export chaperone SecB, which encodes MNEIRLADFRAESLQFDINHHFQPKKDENLALSIKLDQRVRMSATPKDPTFLNIRVTVFDDAENNNYPFEIIADVTGVFFIEAEGADREAILKDNGMIMLLPYVRAMISQLVSLANLPTPVILPPMDPSQMKPMEQPAANS